The Dehalobacter sp. DCM sequence ATGAAGCCTACGATATCATCGAGGAGAAAGTCCGTTACATTCAAAAGAACTATGGCCATGAAAGCATTATCGCAGAGATCGGTACGGGCCGCAATGTCTGGTGGCAGGTTCCCTGGGGCTGCTTCGCCGGATTGCAAAGCCCGAACCAGACCGGCGCTTTTTTAAGCGGCGATTCCTGTTATTCCCCGCGCTCCTCGATCCTGGCGCTGATGTCCGGTGAGTATCTCACCTCGGATATGTCCCAGATGCTTCCTGACCGCTATGAATCGAAAGAGTGGGTAGTCCCGGAGTGTATTACGATTTGGGGCTGCAACCCGATCATGAGCAACGGTGACGGCTATCTTGGCCACTGGATCGTCGAAGCTATGAAGCGTGGATCAGAACTGGTTATGGTCGACCCACGGATCAACTGGCTTTCGGCGAAAGCTAAGCATTGGCTGAGACTGCGTCCCGGAACAGACGCCGCTCTGGCCATGGCAATTTTAAACGTCATGATCAAAGAAAAGCTCTGTGACTACGACTTTATTGAAAAATGGACCTACGGGTTTGATGATATTGCCAAAGCGGTCGAGGATATGACCCCGGCCCGTGCTTCGGAAATTTGCTGGATTCCGGAGCAGGATATTATTGATGCTGCCCGCTTCATGGCGACGGCCAAACCGATGGCCATGCATTGGGGCGTCGCTATCGACCAACAGCCGAGCGCAACACCGACCGGTCAGGCTTTGATCTGTATTGCCGCTGTCACTGGTCAGATCGATAATCCCGGCGGCTCCTTAGTTACCCGCAGTGCCTATAATATCTCCCTGTTCAGCCAGGAAGGCTTTGAAGACAATATCACCGAAGAACAAAAAGAAAAACGTTTGGGTATGCATAAATATCCGATGCGCGGAACGGGCATCTCGGCGATGGCCCATACCGACGTCGTCCTGGAGTCCATCGAGACTGATGGCGCCAGCAATGACTGTGAGCAATACCCGATCATGATGCAATGGATGCAGGGCTGTAACCCGATCGCCAACATGGCCGCAGAAGCACCTCGTGTCTATGAAGCAATCTGTAAAGTTCCGTTCAATGTTGTCGTCGATGTCGTTATGACCCCAACCGCAATGGCTTGTGCTGATCTTTTGCTGCCTGCCGCGATGGGTTCGGAACGTGATTCCATTCGGGCCTGGTGGTGGCCGCTGCGTGCCATTACGAAGATTACCGATTACTACGAAGCCCATGGCGATGAGCAGATTCTGCTCGACCTGGTGAACCGCCTCAATCCCTCCGCTGCACCCGGTGAAGAAGTAAAAGATTGGGTCAATGACCTGCTGGCGAATCATTCCGAAGCAGATTTTGATTTTGACTACCTGAAAGAGAAAGTCATCGTTTGGCCGGAGTGGCATTATTACAAGCACGAGAAAGGCCTGCTTCGCTGGGACGGCGAGCCTGGGTTCAACACTCCGACAGGCAAAATAGAACTGCGGGTCGATTGGCTGGAAGCAAACGGCCTTTCACCGGTACCATTCTACGAAGAACCGCATGAAAGCCCCTATTCCACACCGGAACTGTATAAGGAGTATCCGCTGGTCCTGACCACCGGTGCCCGTTCTTATGAATACTTCCATTCCGAACACCGAAACCTCCCAAGTATCCGGGCTTTCCATCCCGATCCGTTAGTCGAAGTCAATCCGGAAACGTGTAAGGAACTCGGCCTGGAAGAAGGGGACTGGGTCTGGATCGAAAACCAACGGTCACGCTGCCGTCAACGTATCAAATTCAATCCAGGACTGGATAAGCGGGTTGTCGCTGCCGAGCATGGCTGGTGGTTCCCGGAAAGTGATCCGGAAAGACTGTTCAATGTGTTTGATTCCAACATCAATAACCTGACTACCCAATGTGATATCGGCAAGAGCGGCTACGGCGCAGCCTATAAATGCCTGCTCTGTAAAATCTATAAGTGCACGGAAGAAAACAGCGTGATCACACCGACTGCCCAAGTACTCGATAAGGGAGGATTCAAATATGAGCGCAAACGCCTTAGCTAATCAAAAGTACGGGCTTTTAATTCATTACGATTTTTGCACAGGTTGCCATAGCTGTGAAATGGCCTGTAAAAAGGAATACGGTCTGGAACAAGATCAATTTGGAATTAAAGTAGCCCAATACGGTCCGGTCCAGAATAGTGAAAAGAAATGGGAATTCTTTTATATGCCGATGCTGACCGACTTGTGCACACTGTGCGCACCGCGTGTCGCTGAAGGAAAACTCCCGACCTGTGTCCACCATTGTCAGGCAAAAGTCATGCAGTATGGCACCATCGATGAATTGGCTGAGCAATTAAAGTTAACCCCAAAATCGGCCCTTTTTGCACCGAAATGCAATGCGTGACCCAATTTAGTTTCAAATATTGTACATTGAAAGGAGAGAAAACACATGCCTTTTGGAAAAGTGAGTACCCCTGTCCAATGGGAGGAAGACGGTTATACCGTAACCCGGACTAATTCCTGGTCAGCCCCCGGCGACCACCCGACGGGTGCCGGCATGAAGCTCTATGTCAAGGACGGTATTCTGGAGAAAGTGGAGGGCGACCCCGAGCATTCGATCTTAAAAGGAGCACTTCCGATCCGGATGCTGTCTTTACCGGAATATGTCTATAACCCCGACCGCGTCATCTACCCGATGAAACGCGACCCTAAAAAACGTGGTGATAATACTGCCTGGGAACGCATTTCCTGGGATGAGGCCTACGACATGATCGTGGGTAAAGTCAAAGAATATACTGAGAAATTCAACAGCAATAGCATTATTACCTTCGTCGGCACAGGCCGGGAAGCGGGTAACTGGGGCCCGACGATCTCCTGCCGGGTTTTCAACAGCCCGAATATTTGCTATATGCAAAGCGGTTGGTCCTGCTATGGACCTCGTATGGCTGTAACATCGTATGTCCTTGGCGCCCCGTATCCAGAAGTGGATTATGCAGCCCAGTTCCCGGACAGCTATGATGATCCCCGTTACACATACCCCGGATGTATCCTGCTTTGGGGCAAAGAACCGCTTAAATCCAATCCGGATGGTTTCTGGGGACATTCGCTGGTTGATATGATGAAAAAAGGCACTAAGTTCATTACGGTCGATCCGCGACTCACCTTTGAAGCAGCCAATTCCGAGTTTTGGCTTCAGCCGCGTCCGGGCACAGACACAGCGCTGGCGATGGCGTTCCTGAATGTCATCATCAATGAAGAGCTTTATGATTATGACTTTGTGGAAAACTGGACCTTCGGTTTTGAAGAGTTTACCAAACGCATTCAGGATATGCCTCCGGCCAAAGCAGCAGAAATTTGCGGTGTACCGGAAGAAAAAATCATTGGCGCTGCCCGTTTCTTTGCGAAGAGCAAACCGGGTGCAGTCCAATGGGGACTGGCTATTGACCAAAATCCGAACGGTGTTCAGCTCGGAGAATGTCTGATTGCGATCATGGCTATTTGCGGCTGCATTGACGTTCCTGGCGGCAATGTTATGGGCGCGATTGATATCGGCGGCTTAGGTTCAGGATACAGTGACCTCGATCCCCAGGATAAAATCAATGAGCAAATCGGTGTCGATGAGTTCCCGGCTCTGGTGCGGACACTTCAGTTTACCGACCCGGACAGTGTTCTGGATCAGTTGGAATCCGGCGCGCCGTTTAAACTGAAAATGGGCTTCTTCACCTCTGCCAACGCCATTGCCAATCCGTGCAATGTTCCCAAACGCTGGGAAAACGCGCTCAATACGCTGGAGTTTAACGTGGCCACGGATATCTTTATAAATCCAACTATCTCCGCAACCTGCGACCTGTTTTTACCGGTTAATACCTATGCCGAAAGAGACATGTATGTTGCTACCCATTACGGGGCAGTCGGGCTTTGGATCGGCGGTATCAAGAAAGCCATTACCGTGGGCGAAGCCAAGAGTGATGTGGAAATCCTGCGTACCCTCGGCAAAAAGCTCCGGCCCGAACTTTGGCAGTATGACACGGATGTTGAATACATCAACGACCAGAAACTGAAAACCCTCGGTATTACCATGGAAGAACTCTGGGAACATGGCTGGTGGCATGTGGACTACGAATACCAGAAATACGCCAAAGGCAAACTGCGTGCAGACGGACTGCCTGGGTTCATGACACCTACCGGCAAAATTGAGCTTTACTCCACCATGATTGAAGCCTGGGGTGATGATCCCATGCCTTACTACAAGGAACCCCCGACCAGCCCCGTGTCCACCCCCGAATATGCAGCGGAATATCCCCTCGTCTTGAGTACCGGCGCAAGGACCTGGTCCTATTTCCACTCCGAAGGGCGTATGGTTCCTAAATTAAGGGAAGTTGAACCTAATCCGCTGGTTGACATTAACCCCAAAGACGCCAAAAAATACGGTATCATCGACGGTGATTGGGTCTGGCTGGAAAACTCCTATGGCAAATGCAAAATGAAGGCCTCTGTCCAACCGGGCCAAAAAGAAGGCGCGTTAGCCGCCCAGCATGGCTGGTGGTACCCGGAACGCGATGCCAGCGCCCCGGAATTGTTCGGTGTGTACGAGGTCAATGTTAACAATCTGACACCGTACAAAACGGTTGGTGTCCTGGGCTTCGGTGCCCCGTATAAATGTCTGATGTGTAAAATTTATAAGGCTTAGTACTCTGTAACCACAAAGATTGTTCATAAGTCTAGAGGTTACAGGTAGTAATACCTGATTTAAAGGAGGTTTAAAGATGTCCGATTATGGATTATTGATCGACTATAAATATTGTACCGGGTGCCACAGCTGTGAAGTCGCCTGCAAATTAAGGCTGAATCTTCCCGATGGGCAATATGGGATTAAGCTCATCGACGATAAGCCCTGGCAGATCGATGAGGATACCTGGGAATACAAATGGCTGCCCGTACCAACCAAGCTGTGCGATCTGTGTGCAGACCGGATAGAGGCCGGGAAAACCCCGACCTGTGTCCTGCACTGCTGTGCGCATGTCATGGAGTACGGCAAAGTAGAAGACCTTGCGGTCAGAATGAAGGAGCTGGGTTCCAGAACCGTTCTCTTTGTACCCTGATCGCGATGTAAAGATAAAAGAAGGGGTGTAGATAATGATTGTTGATGAGTTTAAGAAACTTTCAGGTGATGAGCAGAAAGCATGGCTGGAGAAGCAAACAAGCGAACTCGGCCGTACTGTACCGGAAATCTGTCAGGAGTTAGGAATTTCACGCGCACAGCTACAAGGGCTGGGGCATACGTATGCACTCAATCAATGGCGCTACCTGTCCTTTGAAAACCGTGCCAGTGTAAACTGCCAGAACTAGAGATAGTCATACCGCGAAATAGGAAACGCAGCCTGAAATACTTCGAGCTGCGTTTCTTTATTTGTTTAATGAATAATACCTTTTATGCAAGATTTTTTAAATTAATGGCGTCGTACCTGCATTCTTTTCGAACTGCTTTAATTTGCGCGCTGTCTTGGCAATAAAGTCATTTGTTTGATTTATAAAAAGTTTAGTCGCCTTGGGGTCCGCGCCAGCCATTTCCTTAATCGCACTAAACAGATCATTAAAGCCTTTGACGATCAGATCGTAGCGGGCGTCAGCCAGTGCCATGGCGTGGTTGATACGGGTGATATCGCGCTCAGTCTCAATCTCTTTGATGCGGCGGGCAGCGATGTTTTCATCTTGAAGTGCGGCCAGTTGCCGCTGTAGCTGCGTGACTTTGCTTTGCTCTTCCCATAAAGCCTTTTCTCTCACATCGGCCTCTTTTTTGGCCTGATCGCGTTCCTCTGTTAAGCTGGAGACTTTATCTTGATGGACCTCCAGATTGGACCCCAGTTTTTTTGCCAAAACGGAGTTCTCTTCAAGAGCATTATTCCTGTCCATGATTGCCTGCTGCAGTGCGCTCACTGACAAATGTTCGATATCCAACTCCGCGATAAATTCCGCCCGTTCCTCAGCGGGAATCCCCAAAAGGGCATACGCCTGACTGTACCCAAGTTTGGCCAATGGCACAGTGCTCATATCGGTTTCGGATAGTACGGACAGCCCGGGTCCATATTCTTCGGCGATCTGTATCAGCTTATAGGCTACACGCTCTGAGTAATCAACATCATTCTCCAACCATTTGCCGTATTCCCCATAAGGGATCAATTCCTTGGCTTCCTGCAAACGCCGTCCGACCTCAACGGCACTGATAAGCAAGATCTTTCTGGTTTGCGCTTTAATGGCGGCGATTTCACCGGCGATGACAGCCGGTGTTCTATCAGTTGGCATGGTCTCCATGGAGATGTTCCTTTCATAGGTTTGCTTTTATTTCTACTCTTGTTACTTTTGTTTTTCTTTTCATATTCGATTTTCTATCCTATGTCAGCTATCCTGAACCGGTGAAATTTCGTAATCCATGTTTTTTTTAAGTGCGAAATAAGTGAATATATATTCAGAGTTTTGGACAAGGATATTTCGAAAATTAAAATAGTTTTGCATTTAGCTTCGGAGGGGGATTATTCGCAATATTCTCATAGCAAAAGTAAATGGATAGCGGCAGAGTTATTTTAAGAAAAGGCGTAAAAAACGCCTTTTCTTCTTGTTTTCTGGGGTTGGTATAGTTTTTGCAATATTACCTCTGCAGGAACCTGTGATCAGCGATCCTTGCAGGTTAAGAAATAGTAGCAGGAGGGAAAAAATAGTGTATCACAACAGATCGGAATACTATGACAGCCGCAAAGACCAATTTCAATGGAAAGACGGCGAGTACACCGTAACACGGACATCCACCTGGTCCGGCCCGGGCTGCCATGACGGCTGCGGTGTTGTTTACTACACCAAGGACGATAAGCTCGTTAAAGTGGAAGGCGACCCGAATAACCCGTTCAACCAGGGCAGATTGTGCATGCGCTGTCTGGCGATGCCGGAAGCCGTCAATCATCTGGACCGTTTAAAATACCCCATGAAACGGATCGGTAAACGCGGTGAAAATAAATGGCAGCGGATATCCTGGGATGAAGCCTATGACATTATTGAAGAAAAAGTACGCGCTATTTGGCAGGATTATGGTGCGGAAAGCATTGTTGGCATGATCGGTACAGGGCGTAACTGCTGCTGGCAGACACCGTATCTGACCTATGCTGCCTTTGGCAGTCCGAACTTCTGCCTGGGCTTCTTAAGCGGAGATTCCTGCTTTATGCCTAGATCGGCGCAAATGGCCACCATGAACGGCGATTTTCTGATCGCAGACTGCTCGCAGCAATTTGAAGATCGCTATGATAATCCGGAGTGGAGAGTACCGGAAGTATTTTTAGTCTGGGGCAACAACACCATCGTTTCCAACGCCGACGGTTTCTTCGGCCACTGGATCGTCGAATGTATGGAGAAAGGCTCCAAATTGATCGTCGTTGACCCGGCCTTGACCTGGCTGGCATCCAGAGCGGAATATTGGCTGCAGCTCCGGCCTGGTACAGATGCTGCGCTAGCCCTTTCTATGCTCAATGTCATTATCCAAGAAGATCTTTATGACCATGAATTTGTAGAAAAATGGTGTTTCGGGTTCGAACAATTAGCAGAAAGAGCAGCAGAGTTCCCTGCGGAAAAGGTCGCTGAAATTACTTGGGTACCACAGAATATCATTGAGGAAGCGGCACGGATGTATGCCCAAGCCAAGCCGGCAGCTGTCCAGTGGGGTCTCGCTGTGGATCAATCCATCCTCGGGATCTCTACAGCCCAATCCATCAATGCGCTCTGGTCGATCACCGGCAATGTCGATATCCCCGGCGGCAATATCATTATCCGCAATGCGTTTGATCAGGTTGTAGCCTATAATTACGGTTTGCATGAAACCTTGTCCGAAGAAATGATAGCTAAACGCTTAGGATCTCTGGATTATCCGATGAAAGCCGCAGCGGGCTTCAGCTCGACAGCTCACGGCGATTCCGTGCTTAAAGCCATCGAGTCCGGCAAGCCGTATCCGGTCAGGATGCTTTGGTTTCAAAGCACCAATCCGATTGCCAATATGGCGGCGGAGGCTCCCAGGGTCTATGCGGCGATCAAATCAGTCGATTTTGTTGTCGTCGCCGACCTCTTCATGACACCGACAGCCGTTGCGTTTGCCGATGTGGTCCTGCCTTGCGCCATGAGTGCGGAACGCGATACGCAGCGTGTCTGGTGGACCCCGATGCGGACCATGACCAAGGTAACACAATATTACGAATGTAAGTCCGACGATACGATCGTCACCGAACTCGGCAAGCGTCTGAAACCGGAGAATTTCCCATGGGATGATGACCGTGGTTGGAGCAACCATATTTTCCAACATGAGTGCACAGGCATTGACATCACCTTTGAGGAACTCGAGAAAAAAGTCTACGCCTATCCTACGTTTGAATACAAGAAATATGAAAAGGGACTCCTGCGCTATGACGGCCAGCCCGGATTCAATACCGGTACAGGAAAGATCGAGCTATACTCCACCTACTTTGAAGCATGGGGCTATGACCCGCTTCCGTGGTATCAGGAACCACCCGAAAGTCCGTATTCCACACCGGAACTATTCAAACAATACCCGCTCGTTCTTACCACAGGGGCTCGCTCCTATGAATTCTTCCACTCCGAACACCGTCAGTTAAAAACGATGCGGGAATTCCATCCGGACCCGCTTGTTGAAATCAACAATGAGACGGCGGAAGAATTGGGTATTCAAAACGGCGACTGGGTCTGGATCGAAAATATGCGGGGCCGCTGTAAACAAAAAGCCAAAATTGTCAATTATCTTCATCCCAAGGTTGTCCGGGCTGAACACGGTTGGTGGTTCCCGGAAAAGGATGCGGCAGAACCCAGTTTATTCGGGGTGTTTGATTCCAACATCAACAACCTGACCCAGCAGGATAAAAACGGTCCTACCGGATACGGCGCGCCGTATAAGAACCAGATTTGCAAAATTTATAAAGTAACGGAAGAAAACAGTAAAGTCATGCCGACGACAGTGGTTACTCAGCAAGGAGGATTTGGTTATGTCAAATTATAATCGCTATGGATTGCTTATCGATTTAGATTTTTGCACCGGGTGTCACACCTGCGAAGTAGCCTGCAAACAAGCGTTAGATCTTCCTACAGGCCAGTTTGGAATTAAAGTTCACCAGGAGGGACCCCGTAAATTAGAAAATGGCAAGTGGGAGTACACCTTTGTCCCGTTCCCGACATCACTCTGCAATTTATGTGAGGACAGAGTCAAAGTCGGCAAACTGCCTTCCTGCGTTCACCATTGCTCGCCGGGAATCATGCACTATGGGACCATTGAGGAACTGACCGCAAAAGCAAACGCCAAACCGCATATGGTACTTTTTGCCCCCCAATGATCACACGTATTCAGTTATTTAATTTGTAAAACGGAGGTAGAATGATGTCAACTTATGATGAACTTTACCGTAAAGAATGGCAGTGGCAGGAGGGAGACCTTACGGTAACCCGGTCGATGCAGTGGTCCGGCCCAGGCTGCCACAACGGCTGCGGTCTGCTTTATTACACAAAGGATAATAAAATTGTCAAAATTGAAGGAGACCCAAACAGCCCCTACAATCAGGGCCGACTCTGCATGCGCTGTCTGAATCTCACGGAATCCTTGGAACATAAAGACCGTTTGAAATGGCCGCTGAAACGAATCGGTGAACGTGGCGAGAATAAATGGCAGCGGATCAGCTGGAACGAAGCGCTCGATATTATTGAAGCGAACGTCCGTAAAATCCAGAAGGAATACGGTCCAGAATCCATCTGCGGTATGGTTGGAACCGGAAGGAATATTTGCTGGCAAGTCCCGCTCTTAACCTACGCCGGATTCGGCAGCCCGAACTTTGGTTATTCGTTCTTAAGCGGCGATTCCTGTTTCTCCCCGCGGGCCGCTTTTATCGCGGTTACGCATGGGGACTTCTCAGTCTGCGACTGCTCACAGTTCCATGAAGATCGTTATGATAACCCGGAATACAAGGTTCCCGAAGTCATTCTGATTTGGGGCAATAACCCGATTCACAGTAACAGTGATGACTTTCTCGGACACTGGATCGTCGAACTTATGAAACGTGGAACGAGATTAATCGTCGTCGATCCGAAGCTGACTTGGCTGGCTGGCAGGGCAGAATATTGGCTCCAGCTCAGACCTGGAACAGACGCAGCTCTTGGGTTGGGAATGCTGAACGTAATTATCAATGAAAATCTCTACGACCAAGAGTTTGTGGAAAAATGGACTTATGGTTTTGAAGAACTGGCGGAAAGAGTCCGGCAATATCCGGTTGACAAAGTTGCGGAAATCACCTGGGTTCCGAAAGAACAAATTGAAGAAGCGGCCCGTTTCTTTGCCCAAGCCAAACCCGGCGCTATTCAGTGGGGGCTAAAGGTAGACCAGTCCGTGGCGGGGGTACCGGCAGCACAGGCCATCGCAACTATCGGTGCGATTTGCGGATTTATCGATATCCCCGGCAGTAATATCTATATCCGGGACGCCTATGATATCCTGTCGTCTTACGGAACAGGCTATGAAGAATTCTTATCCCCGGAAATGCGGGCGAAACGGTTGGGCGACGAGAAATATCCCCTGAAGAGAATGGGAGTTGGGCCGACAGCCCATGCGGATTCCGTGCTGGTGGCGCTGGAAACCGGCAAACCTTACCCGGTTAAAATGCTGTGGATCCAAACCAGCAACCCTATCGCCAATATGGGTGCCGACGCGCCGCGCTTGTATAAAGCAATCCGTACGACCGATTTTAATGTCGTCGTGGATCTTTATATGACGCCGACCGCAGTCGCATGTGCAGATTTAGTACTGCCCGCCGGGATGAGTCCGGAAAGAAACGGCTATAAGACCTGGTGGCATCCGCTCCGTTCCACCTCAAAAATCGTTCAGTACTACGAGTGCAAATCGGATGAACAGATCGTGCTGGAAGTCGGTAAACGTCTGGCACCGCAAAACTTCCCGTGGGAAACGGATATCGATTTAATTAACTGGATGTTCAGCCGCAGCGCCACATACAAAGAGGATTTCCAAACCTTACAGCAAAAGGTTACGGACTATCAAAAGTACGAGTATAAGAAATACGAGAAGGGACTCCTGCGCTTCGACGGTGAGACCGGTTTCAATACCCCGACCGGCAAACTGGAATTATATAGCACACTCTTTGCGGAGTGGGGCTTAGATCCGCTGCCATATTTTGAAGAGCCTCCGTATAGTCCTGTTTCTACGCCGCTGAAATCCAAAGAATATCCGTTTATCTTAACAACGGGTGCCCGGTCACTGGAATTCTTCCACTCCGAACACCGACAACTCAAAACCATGCGGGAATTCCATCCGGATCCGCTCTTTGATATCAATAGCGAAATCGCTGCTGAGATGGGAATTCAGGAAGGCGATTGGTGCTGGCTTGAAAACCATAACGGCCGCTGCCGGCAAAGAGCCCATCTCGATCCGGCCCTCAGCCGCAAAGTTATCCGTGCCGAACATGGCTGGTGGTTCCCGGAAATGGAAGGTTCTGAACCGGCCTTGTTTGGTGTGTTCGATTCCAATTCCAATAATCTGACGGAACAATGCCAAAACGGTCCGACAGGCTATGGTGCGCCATATGCCAACACGATCTGTAAGGTTTACAAAGCCACGGAAGAGAATAGCCTTGACCTTCCCAGCTTAGTCGTCACACGCAAAGGAGGATTCTAGAATGTCAAGTGATCGTTATGGGCTGTTAATTGATTATGAGTTTTGCACCGGCTGCCACGCCTGTGAGGTTGCCTGCAAAAAGGAATTGAATTTAGTAGTGGGTCAGTGGGGACTTAAAGTCTATCAGGATGGCCCGCGCAAGTTAGAGAACGGCAAATGGGAATACAACTTCTTGCCGGTTCCGACATCACTCTGCAACCTCTGTGCGGACAGAGTCAAGGAAGGCAGAAAGCCGACCTGTGTCCACCATTGCCAGGCCGGAGTTATCGAGTACGGTACGCTCCAGGAACTCAGCAAGAAGATGAATGAAAAACCAAAAACCGTTATGTATAGTAAATAAAAACCAATAACGACAATACAGGTGGAGGATGGCACTATTTGAGGCCATCCCTCACCCTCATGCCAAAAGGTATATGAAATAGAATAGAATGTAAACGTTTGTATTGTAAGAAGGAGAAACGGTCATGGGGTGTTGGGCCTGTAATCCATACTGCGGTAGGTGCAAGCCTCCAATCAAGAGACCTATCCAGTGCCCTGTTTGCCAAAAATATAATTTTCCTGAAATATCGAAAAGCGAGAAGTGTCTGAAATGCGGAACGATTTTACCCAAAAGAGAGGAAACATCGCAAACTGTTTTATGTTCGTACAGCGGACTGTTTTGCGCTAATCCTTGTTTAAAACATACTATCAAGGCGAAGGACAATATTCTTATGCCGTGTCAAAGGAATACACCACCGGAATAAATAATTTTTGAACTGTATTCTGTATCGCTATCGTGAGCCTATGACTGTGCTAAATACTTTTTGAAAAGAGGGTTTTATAATGAAAGACATGCTTAAAGGGCAAGTAGCTTTGATTACTGGCGGAGCCAGTGGAATGGGTGAAGCCACCGCAAAATTGTATGCCAGTGAAGGTGCGACTGTCATTATCGGGGATTATAACGTAGAAAATGCAAAACGTGTCGTTGAGGAGATCATGACGGCAGGCGGTAATGCCCGTTTTTATACACAGATGGATGTTTCGAAAAAAGAGACGGTAGACGCCGTGGTGAAAGCA is a genomic window containing:
- a CDS encoding molybdopterin-dependent oxidoreductase, with amino-acid sequence MVVKGNTYNLELYKDMYTWQEGDYQVFRTTQWSAPGCHNGCGVLFYVKDGKVEKIEGDPQNGWNCGTLCMRCLDILESMYDENRLKYPMKRAYEDRGKNKWERITWDEAYDIIEEKVRYIQKNYGHESIIAEIGTGRNVWWQVPWGCFAGLQSPNQTGAFLSGDSCYSPRSSILALMSGEYLTSDMSQMLPDRYESKEWVVPECITIWGCNPIMSNGDGYLGHWIVEAMKRGSELVMVDPRINWLSAKAKHWLRLRPGTDAALAMAILNVMIKEKLCDYDFIEKWTYGFDDIAKAVEDMTPARASEICWIPEQDIIDAARFMATAKPMAMHWGVAIDQQPSATPTGQALICIAAVTGQIDNPGGSLVTRSAYNISLFSQEGFEDNITEEQKEKRLGMHKYPMRGTGISAMAHTDVVLESIETDGASNDCEQYPIMMQWMQGCNPIANMAAEAPRVYEAICKVPFNVVVDVVMTPTAMACADLLLPAAMGSERDSIRAWWWPLRAITKITDYYEAHGDEQILLDLVNRLNPSAAPGEEVKDWVNDLLANHSEADFDFDYLKEKVIVWPEWHYYKHEKGLLRWDGEPGFNTPTGKIELRVDWLEANGLSPVPFYEEPHESPYSTPELYKEYPLVLTTGARSYEYFHSEHRNLPSIRAFHPDPLVEVNPETCKELGLEEGDWVWIENQRSRCRQRIKFNPGLDKRVVAAEHGWWFPESDPERLFNVFDSNINNLTTQCDIGKSGYGAAYKCLLCKIYKCTEENSVITPTAQVLDKGGFKYERKRLS
- a CDS encoding 4Fe-4S dicluster domain-containing protein, giving the protein MSANALANQKYGLLIHYDFCTGCHSCEMACKKEYGLEQDQFGIKVAQYGPVQNSEKKWEFFYMPMLTDLCTLCAPRVAEGKLPTCVHHCQAKVMQYGTIDELAEQLKLTPKSALFAPKCNA
- a CDS encoding molybdopterin-dependent oxidoreductase; the protein is MPFGKVSTPVQWEEDGYTVTRTNSWSAPGDHPTGAGMKLYVKDGILEKVEGDPEHSILKGALPIRMLSLPEYVYNPDRVIYPMKRDPKKRGDNTAWERISWDEAYDMIVGKVKEYTEKFNSNSIITFVGTGREAGNWGPTISCRVFNSPNICYMQSGWSCYGPRMAVTSYVLGAPYPEVDYAAQFPDSYDDPRYTYPGCILLWGKEPLKSNPDGFWGHSLVDMMKKGTKFITVDPRLTFEAANSEFWLQPRPGTDTALAMAFLNVIINEELYDYDFVENWTFGFEEFTKRIQDMPPAKAAEICGVPEEKIIGAARFFAKSKPGAVQWGLAIDQNPNGVQLGECLIAIMAICGCIDVPGGNVMGAIDIGGLGSGYSDLDPQDKINEQIGVDEFPALVRTLQFTDPDSVLDQLESGAPFKLKMGFFTSANAIANPCNVPKRWENALNTLEFNVATDIFINPTISATCDLFLPVNTYAERDMYVATHYGAVGLWIGGIKKAITVGEAKSDVEILRTLGKKLRPELWQYDTDVEYINDQKLKTLGITMEELWEHGWWHVDYEYQKYAKGKLRADGLPGFMTPTGKIELYSTMIEAWGDDPMPYYKEPPTSPVSTPEYAAEYPLVLSTGARTWSYFHSEGRMVPKLREVEPNPLVDINPKDAKKYGIIDGDWVWLENSYGKCKMKASVQPGQKEGALAAQHGWWYPERDASAPELFGVYEVNVNNLTPYKTVGVLGFGAPYKCLMCKIYKA
- a CDS encoding 4Fe-4S dicluster domain-containing protein, encoding MSDYGLLIDYKYCTGCHSCEVACKLRLNLPDGQYGIKLIDDKPWQIDEDTWEYKWLPVPTKLCDLCADRIEAGKTPTCVLHCCAHVMEYGKVEDLAVRMKELGSRTVLFVP
- a CDS encoding DUF3102 domain-containing protein, with the translated sequence MPTDRTPAVIAGEIAAIKAQTRKILLISAVEVGRRLQEAKELIPYGEYGKWLENDVDYSERVAYKLIQIAEEYGPGLSVLSETDMSTVPLAKLGYSQAYALLGIPAEERAEFIAELDIEHLSVSALQQAIMDRNNALEENSVLAKKLGSNLEVHQDKVSSLTEERDQAKKEADVREKALWEEQSKVTQLQRQLAALQDENIAARRIKEIETERDITRINHAMALADARYDLIVKGFNDLFSAIKEMAGADPKATKLFINQTNDFIAKTARKLKQFEKNAGTTPLI
- a CDS encoding molybdopterin-dependent oxidoreductase, whose translation is MYHNRSEYYDSRKDQFQWKDGEYTVTRTSTWSGPGCHDGCGVVYYTKDDKLVKVEGDPNNPFNQGRLCMRCLAMPEAVNHLDRLKYPMKRIGKRGENKWQRISWDEAYDIIEEKVRAIWQDYGAESIVGMIGTGRNCCWQTPYLTYAAFGSPNFCLGFLSGDSCFMPRSAQMATMNGDFLIADCSQQFEDRYDNPEWRVPEVFLVWGNNTIVSNADGFFGHWIVECMEKGSKLIVVDPALTWLASRAEYWLQLRPGTDAALALSMLNVIIQEDLYDHEFVEKWCFGFEQLAERAAEFPAEKVAEITWVPQNIIEEAARMYAQAKPAAVQWGLAVDQSILGISTAQSINALWSITGNVDIPGGNIIIRNAFDQVVAYNYGLHETLSEEMIAKRLGSLDYPMKAAAGFSSTAHGDSVLKAIESGKPYPVRMLWFQSTNPIANMAAEAPRVYAAIKSVDFVVVADLFMTPTAVAFADVVLPCAMSAERDTQRVWWTPMRTMTKVTQYYECKSDDTIVTELGKRLKPENFPWDDDRGWSNHIFQHECTGIDITFEELEKKVYAYPTFEYKKYEKGLLRYDGQPGFNTGTGKIELYSTYFEAWGYDPLPWYQEPPESPYSTPELFKQYPLVLTTGARSYEFFHSEHRQLKTMREFHPDPLVEINNETAEELGIQNGDWVWIENMRGRCKQKAKIVNYLHPKVVRAEHGWWFPEKDAAEPSLFGVFDSNINNLTQQDKNGPTGYGAPYKNQICKIYKVTEENSKVMPTTVVTQQGGFGYVKL